Proteins encoded by one window of Pseudomonas sp. PSKL.D1:
- a CDS encoding DUF924 family protein — translation MLAPWQPLLEWWFGWGTSAQAVADEKSTLWFGKHHDAEAHAVFGELVEHALAGGLDEWQQSPQGWLGLLILLDQLPRMLYRDTPRAFEGDRRAQVVAMQGLQKGWDYQLLPIQRVFVLLVLEHAEVLDWQNLSVERYQMLLDEQPEANRRLFEGFLDYAEQHQRVIARFGRFPHRNLVLGRPSTSEEMDFLLEPGSRF, via the coding sequence ATGCTTGCACCTTGGCAGCCGTTGCTGGAGTGGTGGTTCGGTTGGGGCACCAGTGCCCAGGCCGTGGCTGACGAGAAGAGCACGTTGTGGTTCGGCAAGCACCACGATGCCGAGGCCCACGCGGTGTTTGGCGAGCTGGTCGAGCACGCCCTGGCGGGTGGGCTCGACGAGTGGCAGCAAAGCCCGCAGGGCTGGCTGGGCCTGCTGATTCTGCTGGACCAGTTGCCGCGCATGCTTTACCGCGACACGCCGCGCGCCTTCGAGGGTGACCGGCGTGCCCAGGTGGTGGCGATGCAGGGTTTGCAGAAGGGCTGGGATTACCAGCTGCTGCCGATCCAGCGGGTGTTCGTGCTGCTGGTGCTTGAGCATGCCGAGGTGCTGGACTGGCAGAACCTGAGTGTCGAGCGTTACCAGATGCTGCTGGATGAGCAGCCCGAGGCGAACCGCCGGTTGTTCGAGGGGTTTCTGGATTACGCCGAGCAGCATCAGCGGGTGATTGCCCGGTTTGGGCGGTTCCCGCATCGCAATCTGGTGCTGGGCCGGCCTAGTACCAGTGAAGAGATGGACTTTTTGCTGGAGCCTGGCTCTCGGTTCTGA
- a CDS encoding methyl-accepting chemotaxis protein produces the protein MERIHESIREVASATGQVNAVAAQVVTASNASIHNADQQSSRTSSVAAAINQLGAAAQEIAQNAALASQHSSEARGLAEDGQQVVGRTIDVMHQLSARISDSCGNIETLNAHTANIGQILDVISGISQQTNLLALNAAIEAARAGEAGRGFAVVADEVRNLAHRTQESAQQVQQLIEELQAGAQMAVSTMNQSRQHSDHSVGIANQAGERLGSVTQRIGEIDGMNQSVATATEEQTAVVESINVDITEINTLNQEGVQNLQSTLRACNDLELQVGRLKHLVGSFRI, from the coding sequence GTGGAGCGTATTCACGAGTCGATCCGCGAAGTGGCTTCGGCCACCGGCCAAGTGAATGCGGTGGCCGCACAGGTTGTGACTGCTTCCAATGCCTCGATCCATAACGCCGACCAGCAATCCAGCCGTACCAGCAGCGTGGCGGCCGCCATTAACCAGCTGGGGGCTGCCGCCCAGGAAATTGCCCAGAACGCAGCGCTGGCGTCGCAACACTCCAGCGAAGCCCGTGGCTTGGCCGAAGATGGCCAGCAAGTGGTCGGGCGCACCATTGACGTAATGCACCAGCTATCGGCGCGCATCAGCGATTCGTGTGGCAACATCGAAACGCTCAATGCCCACACCGCCAACATCGGGCAAATTCTGGATGTGATCAGCGGCATTTCCCAGCAAACCAACTTGCTGGCGCTGAACGCTGCGATCGAAGCAGCCCGCGCAGGTGAAGCCGGGCGTGGGTTTGCCGTGGTTGCTGACGAAGTCCGCAACCTGGCGCACCGCACCCAGGAGTCGGCGCAGCAAGTGCAGCAGCTGATTGAAGAGCTGCAAGCCGGCGCCCAGATGGCGGTCAGCACCATGAACCAGAGCCGTCAGCACAGCGACCACAGCGTGGGCATCGCCAACCAGGCCGGCGAGCGACTGGGCAGCGTGACTCAGCGCATTGGCGAGATCGATGGCATGAACCAGTCTGTGGCCACCGCCACCGAAGAGCAGACGGCCGTGGTCGAGTCGATCAATGTCGACATTACCGAGATCAATACGCTGAATCAGGAAGGGGTGCAGAACCTGCAGAGCACCTTGCGTGCCTGCAACGACCTGGAGCTTCAGGTCGGGCGGTTGAAGCATTTGGTGGGGAGTTTCCGGATTTGA
- the bamE gene encoding outer membrane protein assembly factor BamE domain-containing protein gives MSLRSLALLSLCVVLTACSKINQENYSKLKAGMNKAEVEQLLGTPKECSGALGMSSCTWGDEKSFISVQYAADKVLMYSGQGLK, from the coding sequence ATGTCGTTGCGTTCCCTCGCCCTGTTGTCCTTGTGCGTCGTCCTGACTGCGTGCAGCAAGATCAATCAGGAAAACTATTCCAAGCTCAAGGCCGGTATGAACAAGGCTGAGGTCGAGCAACTGCTTGGCACGCCCAAGGAGTGCTCTGGCGCGCTGGGCATGAGCAGTTGCACCTGGGGGGACGAGAAGAGTTTCATCAGCGTTCAGTACGCGGCCGACAAAGTGCTGATGTATTCCGGGCAGGGCCTCAAATGA
- a CDS encoding lipocalin family protein produces MRRLHLLLGLCLVMLLGGCATSSNDPLAPKTAGNVDLKRYQGKWYELARLPMPYQSECAQSEAHYNLKPDGSYGVLNRCRTIGDEWLRAEGHANIQEPGHTDRLWVEFNNWFTQLVPGVARGEYWILYVDDHYRTAIVGSPDRKYLWILSRTPSLPAWERESLLSKARQQGYDTSRLIWRTADKQIVQMH; encoded by the coding sequence ATGAGGCGTCTGCACCTGCTGCTGGGGTTGTGCCTGGTAATGCTGCTGGGTGGCTGCGCCACCTCTTCGAACGACCCGCTGGCCCCGAAGACCGCCGGCAACGTCGACCTCAAGCGTTACCAGGGCAAATGGTACGAGCTGGCACGTTTGCCGATGCCGTATCAAAGCGAATGTGCCCAGTCCGAGGCACATTACAACCTCAAGCCGGATGGCTCGTACGGCGTGCTTAACCGCTGCCGCACCATTGGCGATGAATGGCTGCGCGCCGAGGGGCACGCGAACATTCAGGAGCCGGGGCACACCGACAGGCTGTGGGTGGAGTTCAACAACTGGTTCACTCAGCTGGTACCGGGCGTGGCGCGTGGCGAGTACTGGATTCTGTACGTGGACGATCACTACCGCACGGCCATCGTCGGCAGCCCGGACCGCAAGTACCTGTGGATTCTTTCGCGCACACCAAGCCTGCCAGCCTGGGAGCGAGAGAGCTTGTTGTCCAAGGCGCGTCAGCAGGGGTATGACACCAGTCGGTTGATCTGGCGTACCGCAGACAAGCAGATTGTGCAGATGCATTGA
- a CDS encoding formimidoylglutamate deiminase, whose amino-acid sequence MPAYFAERALLPSGWANNVRLEVADDGHLALIQADASAERAERLNGPLLPGMPNLHSHAFQRAMAGLAEVAGNPNDSFWTWRDLMYRLVGKVSPDQMEVIARQLYIEMLKAGYTSVAEFHYVHHDVSGQPYADPAELSRRISAAAASSGIGLTLLPVLYSHSGFGGQAPNDGQRRFINSTEHYLKLQAQLTPLLAAQPAQQVGLCFHSLRAVTPEQIAEVLAASSKHCPVHIHIAEQQKEVDDCLAWSGLRPLQWLYRHVDVDARWCLVHATHAEADEVAAMARSGAVAGLCLTTEANLGDGIFPAVDFLAQGGRMGIGSDSHVSLSVVEELRWLEYGQRLRDQRRNRLYREDQPMVGRTLYDAALAGGAQALGQAVGELAVGKRADWLVLDGADPYIAMADGDAILNRWLFAGGDRQVRDVMVNGQWVVRQGRHEHDEESGRAFVGVLRQLLG is encoded by the coding sequence ATGCCCGCCTACTTCGCCGAACGCGCCCTCCTGCCCAGCGGTTGGGCCAACAATGTCCGCCTGGAGGTGGCAGATGATGGCCACTTGGCGTTGATCCAGGCCGATGCCAGTGCCGAGAGAGCCGAGCGACTAAACGGCCCGTTGTTGCCGGGCATGCCCAACTTGCATTCTCACGCGTTCCAGCGGGCAATGGCGGGCTTGGCGGAAGTGGCAGGCAACCCCAACGACAGCTTCTGGACTTGGCGCGACCTGATGTATCGGCTGGTAGGCAAAGTAAGCCCGGATCAGATGGAGGTCATTGCCCGGCAGCTTTACATCGAGATGCTCAAGGCCGGGTACACGTCGGTGGCAGAGTTCCACTATGTGCACCATGACGTTTCGGGCCAGCCCTACGCCGACCCTGCCGAATTGTCCCGGCGCATCAGCGCCGCTGCCGCCAGCAGCGGCATCGGCCTGACCCTGTTGCCGGTGCTCTACAGCCACTCGGGTTTTGGCGGCCAGGCGCCCAATGATGGGCAACGGCGCTTCATCAACTCCACTGAGCACTACCTGAAACTGCAGGCCCAGCTCACACCACTGCTGGCCGCGCAGCCTGCGCAGCAAGTGGGCCTGTGCTTCCACTCCCTGCGGGCAGTCACCCCTGAGCAAATCGCCGAGGTACTGGCCGCCAGCAGCAAACACTGCCCGGTTCACATTCACATCGCCGAACAGCAAAAGGAGGTCGACGACTGCCTGGCCTGGAGCGGCCTGCGCCCGTTGCAGTGGCTGTATCGCCATGTGGATGTCGACGCGCGCTGGTGCCTGGTGCACGCCACCCATGCCGAGGCGGACGAAGTGGCGGCGATGGCACGCAGCGGCGCAGTGGCGGGGTTGTGCCTGACCACCGAAGCCAACCTGGGTGACGGTATCTTCCCTGCCGTGGACTTTCTGGCCCAAGGCGGGCGAATGGGCATTGGCTCGGACAGCCATGTTTCACTGAGCGTGGTCGAAGAACTGCGTTGGCTGGAGTATGGCCAGCGCTTGCGGGACCAACGGCGTAACCGGCTGTACCGTGAGGATCAGCCGATGGTCGGGCGCACGCTGTATGACGCTGCACTCGCCGGTGGCGCCCAGGCACTTGGGCAAGCAGTCGGTGAGCTGGCGGTGGGCAAGCGTGCCGATTGGTTGGTGCTGGATGGGGCTGACCCGTATATCGCCATGGCGGATGGGGATGCAATTCTCAACCGCTGGCTGTTTGCCGGTGGAGACCGTCAGGTGCGGGATGTGATGGTCAACGGGCAGTGGGTGGTGCGCCAGGGGCGGCACGAGCATGACGAAGAAAGCGGGCGGGCGTTCGTTGGTGTTTTGAGACAGCTGCTGGGCTGA
- the hutC gene encoding histidine utilization repressor, translating to MGEGPAPLYARVKLMIVQQIENGSWPPHHRVPSESELVSELGFSRMTINRALRELTAEGLLVRMQGVGTFVAEPKTRSALFEVHNIADEIAARGHQHSCQVITLAEEAAGSERALALDMREGQRVFHSLIVHYENGVPVQIEDRYVNALIAPDYLKQDFTRQTPYAYLSQVAPLTEGEHVVEAILADPDECKLLQIERGEPCLLIRRRTWSGRQPVTAARLIHPGSRHRLEGRFSK from the coding sequence ATGGGCGAAGGGCCGGCGCCGCTGTACGCCCGGGTCAAGCTGATGATTGTCCAGCAGATCGAAAACGGCAGCTGGCCGCCGCACCACCGGGTACCTTCGGAAAGCGAGCTGGTCAGCGAGCTGGGTTTCAGCCGCATGACCATCAACCGTGCGTTGCGTGAGCTAACGGCCGAGGGGCTGCTGGTGCGCATGCAGGGCGTCGGCACTTTCGTGGCCGAACCCAAGACCCGCTCAGCGTTGTTTGAAGTACACAACATTGCCGACGAAATCGCCGCTCGTGGCCATCAGCATAGCTGCCAGGTCATCACCCTGGCTGAAGAAGCGGCAGGCTCCGAGCGTGCGTTGGCGCTGGACATGCGCGAAGGCCAGCGGGTGTTCCATTCGTTGATCGTGCATTACGAAAACGGCGTGCCGGTGCAAATCGAAGACCGCTACGTCAATGCGCTGATTGCCCCGGATTACCTCAAGCAGGATTTCACCCGGCAGACGCCTTACGCGTATTTGTCACAAGTCGCACCGTTGACCGAAGGTGAGCACGTGGTCGAGGCGATCCTTGCCGACCCGGACGAGTGCAAGCTGCTGCAGATTGAGCGGGGCGAGCCTTGCCTGCTGATCCGTCGCCGCACCTGGTCCGGCCGTCAGCCGGTGACGGCAGCACGTTTGATCCACCCCGGTTCCCGTCATCGCCTGGAAGGACGTTTCAGCAAATGA
- a CDS encoding HutD/Ves family protein, whose amino-acid sequence MSQLQWLRAKDYPRMPWKNGGGFTEEITRDAGDGLDGFGWRLSIADIEASGGFSSFAGYQRIITVLQGDGMRLTVDGEQSRPLLPFDAYAFDGESQVNCNLLGGPIRDFNLIYAPGRYRARLQWFNGGSRLFSAAETVLVFSAQAELQVSIQGQSHSLGRYDCLQLSGNDRLQEIEVLGRCCVIELTGATHRI is encoded by the coding sequence ATGAGCCAGTTGCAGTGGTTGCGTGCCAAGGATTACCCGCGCATGCCGTGGAAGAACGGCGGCGGCTTTACCGAGGAAATCACCCGTGATGCCGGCGATGGGCTGGATGGGTTTGGCTGGCGTCTGTCGATTGCCGACATCGAGGCCTCCGGGGGGTTTTCCAGTTTTGCCGGTTACCAGCGCATCATCACCGTGTTGCAGGGTGACGGCATGCGTTTGACGGTGGATGGTGAGCAAAGCCGGCCGCTGCTGCCATTCGACGCCTACGCCTTCGATGGCGAGAGCCAGGTGAATTGTAATCTGCTGGGCGGGCCGATTCGCGATTTCAACCTGATCTATGCGCCGGGGCGTTACCGGGCGCGGTTGCAGTGGTTCAACGGGGGAAGCCGGTTGTTCAGCGCGGCCGAAACGGTGCTGGTGTTCAGTGCCCAGGCGGAGTTGCAGGTGAGCATTCAGGGGCAATCACATTCGCTGGGCAGGTATGACTGCCTGCAGTTGAGCGGTAACGACCGCTTGCAGGAAATCGAAGTGCTGGGCCGCTGTTGCGTCATCGAGCTGACCGGCGCAACACATCGAATCTAG
- the hutU gene encoding urocanate hydratase, with amino-acid sequence MTDNKLNKFRDVEIRAPRGNKLTAKSWLTEAPLRMLMNNLDPQVAENPKELVVYGGIGRAARNWACYDKIVESLTNLNDDETLLVQSGKPVGVFKTHANAPRVLIANSNLVPHWANWEHFNELDAKGLAMYGQMTAGSWIYIGSQGIVQGTYETFVEAGRQHYNGSLKGKWVLTAGLGGMGGAQPLAATLAGACSLNIECQQSRIDFRLQTRYVDEQATDLDDALARIAKYTAEGKAISIALHGNAAEVLPELVKRGVRPDMVTDQTSAHDPLNGYLPAGWTWEQYRDRAQTEPAAVVKAAKQSMAVHVQAMLDFQKQGVPTFDYGNNIRQMAKEEGVANAFDFPGFVPAYIRPLFCRGIGPFRWAALSGDAQDIYKTDAKVKELIPDDAHLHRWLDMARERISFQGLPARICWVGLGLRAKLGLAFNEMVRSGELSAPIVIGRDHLDSGSVSSPNRETEAMRDGSDAVSDWPLLNALLNTASGATWVSLHHGGGVGMGFSQHSGMVIVCDGTDEAAERIARVLTNDPATGVMRHADAGYEIAIECAKEQGLNLPMITG; translated from the coding sequence GTGACTGACAACAAGCTGAACAAATTCCGTGACGTCGAGATCCGCGCCCCGCGTGGCAACAAGCTGACGGCCAAAAGCTGGCTGACCGAAGCCCCGCTGCGCATGTTGATGAACAACCTCGACCCACAAGTTGCCGAAAACCCCAAAGAACTGGTGGTTTACGGCGGCATTGGCCGCGCCGCACGCAACTGGGCCTGCTACGACAAGATCGTCGAGAGCCTGACCAACCTGAATGATGACGAAACCTTGCTGGTACAGTCGGGCAAGCCAGTGGGTGTGTTCAAGACCCACGCCAATGCCCCGCGCGTGCTGATCGCCAACTCCAACCTGGTGCCGCACTGGGCCAACTGGGAGCACTTCAACGAGCTCGACGCCAAGGGCCTGGCCATGTACGGCCAGATGACCGCCGGCAGCTGGATCTACATCGGTAGCCAGGGCATCGTCCAGGGCACCTACGAAACTTTCGTCGAGGCTGGCCGCCAGCACTACAACGGCAGCCTCAAAGGCAAGTGGGTACTGACCGCCGGCCTTGGTGGCATGGGCGGCGCCCAGCCTTTGGCCGCGACCCTGGCTGGCGCCTGCTCGCTGAACATCGAGTGCCAGCAGAGCCGCATCGACTTCCGCCTGCAAACCCGCTACGTCGATGAGCAGGCCACCGACCTGGATGACGCGCTGGCCCGTATCGCCAAGTACACCGCCGAAGGCAAGGCCATCTCCATCGCCCTGCACGGCAACGCCGCTGAGGTGTTGCCAGAGCTGGTCAAGCGTGGCGTGCGCCCAGACATGGTTACCGACCAGACCAGCGCCCACGACCCGCTCAACGGCTACCTGCCAGCCGGCTGGACCTGGGAGCAGTACCGCGACCGCGCGCAGACCGAACCGGCGGCCGTGGTCAAAGCCGCCAAGCAATCCATGGCCGTGCACGTGCAGGCCATGCTGGACTTCCAGAAGCAGGGCGTGCCGACTTTCGACTACGGCAACAATATTCGCCAGATGGCCAAGGAAGAGGGCGTTGCCAATGCCTTCGACTTCCCGGGCTTCGTGCCAGCCTACATCCGCCCGCTGTTCTGCCGCGGCATTGGCCCGTTCCGCTGGGCGGCGTTGTCGGGCGATGCGCAGGACATCTACAAGACCGACGCCAAGGTCAAGGAACTGATCCCCGACGACGCTCACCTGCACCGTTGGCTGGATATGGCCCGTGAGCGCATCAGCTTCCAGGGCCTGCCGGCACGTATCTGCTGGGTTGGCCTGGGCCTGCGCGCCAAGCTGGGCCTGGCGTTCAACGAAATGGTGCGCAGCGGCGAGCTGTCGGCGCCGATCGTGATTGGCCGTGACCACTTGGACTCGGGCTCGGTATCCAGCCCCAACCGTGAAACCGAAGCCATGCGCGACGGCTCGGATGCTGTGTCTGACTGGCCGCTGCTCAACGCCTTGCTGAACACCGCCAGCGGTGCCACCTGGGTATCGCTGCACCATGGCGGCGGCGTGGGCATGGGCTTCTCGCAGCACTCTGGCATGGTGATTGTGTGTGACGGCACCGATGAAGCGGCCGAGCGCATTGCCCGGGTGCTGACCAATGACCCGGCCACCGGGGTGATGCGCCATGCGGATGCCGGTTATGAAATTGCCATTGAGTGCGCGAAAGAGCAGGGGTTGAACCTGCCGATGATTACTGGCTGA
- a CDS encoding ABC transporter substrate-binding protein, whose product MKTNKTLLASLFALGLLGAAGSSQAAGWCESGKPVKFAGLNWESGMLLTDVMQFVLKNGYGCETDSLPGNSITMENALGTNDIQVFAEEWVGRSEVWKKAEAAGKVVGVGAPVVGAEEGWYVPRYVIEGDAKRKLEAKAPELKSIADLAKYSAVFKDQEEPGKGRFYNCPAGWTCELDNSQMLKDYGLESSYTNFRPGTGPALDAAVLSSYKRGEPILFYYWTPTPLMGQVDLVKLQEKAGVDKSVSIKVGLSKTFHEQAPELVAVLEKVNLPIDLLNQNLARMTKDRIESPALAKAFLKEHPEVWQAWVSEDAAKKINAAL is encoded by the coding sequence ATGAAAACCAACAAGACCCTGCTCGCCTCGTTGTTCGCCCTGGGCCTGCTCGGCGCCGCTGGCAGCAGCCAGGCTGCCGGCTGGTGCGAGTCTGGCAAGCCGGTGAAATTTGCCGGCCTGAACTGGGAAAGCGGCATGCTGCTGACCGACGTGATGCAATTCGTGCTGAAAAACGGCTACGGCTGCGAAACCGACAGCCTGCCCGGCAACTCCATCACCATGGAAAACGCCCTGGGCACCAACGATATCCAGGTGTTCGCCGAAGAGTGGGTGGGCCGCAGCGAGGTCTGGAAAAAAGCCGAAGCCGCCGGCAAGGTGGTAGGCGTTGGCGCCCCGGTGGTGGGCGCCGAAGAAGGCTGGTACGTGCCCCGCTACGTGATCGAAGGCGACGCCAAGCGCAAGCTCGAAGCCAAGGCGCCGGAGCTGAAAAGCATCGCCGACCTGGCTAAGTACTCCGCTGTCTTCAAGGACCAGGAAGAGCCAGGCAAAGGCCGCTTCTACAACTGCCCGGCCGGTTGGACCTGCGAGCTGGACAACAGCCAGATGCTCAAGGACTACGGCCTGGAAAGCAGCTACACCAACTTCCGCCCCGGCACCGGCCCGGCGCTGGATGCTGCCGTGCTGTCGAGCTACAAGCGCGGCGAGCCTATTCTCTTCTACTACTGGACCCCAACCCCGCTGATGGGGCAGGTGGACCTGGTCAAACTGCAGGAAAAAGCAGGCGTGGACAAGTCCGTGTCGATCAAGGTCGGCCTGTCGAAAACCTTCCACGAGCAAGCCCCGGAACTGGTCGCGGTGCTGGAGAAGGTCAACCTGCCGATCGACCTGCTAAACCAGAACCTGGCACGCATGACCAAGGATCGGATCGAGTCGCCCGCACTGGCCAAGGCGTTCCTCAAGGAACATCCTGAAGTGTGGCAGGCGTGGGTCAGCGAAGATGCTGCCAAGAAGATCAACGCGGCGCTCTGA
- a CDS encoding ABC transporter permease, with amino-acid sequence MFPDNLTFSIADWVNGWVDALVTNYGDVFRHISDTLLWAIVSLEGVLRATPWWLMLAVVGLIAWHATRRILPTLVIIGLLFLVGAVGLWDKLMQTLALMLVATLISVLVGIPLGILSARSNRLRSVLMPLLDIMQTMPSFVYLIPVLMLFGLGKVPAIFATVIYAAPPLIRLTDLGIRQVDGEVMEAINAFGANRWQQLFGVQLPLALPSIMAGINQTTMMALSMVVIASMIGARGLGEDVLVGIQTLNVGRGLEAGLAIVILAVVIDRITQAYGRPRHEVSQ; translated from the coding sequence ATGTTTCCTGACAACCTGACATTCTCGATCGCCGACTGGGTCAATGGTTGGGTCGATGCCCTGGTGACCAATTATGGCGATGTGTTCCGGCACATTTCCGACACCCTGCTATGGGCCATCGTCAGCCTTGAGGGCGTACTGCGGGCCACACCCTGGTGGCTGATGCTGGCCGTGGTGGGGTTGATTGCCTGGCACGCCACCCGCCGCATTCTGCCGACCCTGGTGATCATAGGCCTGCTGTTCCTGGTCGGCGCCGTCGGCCTGTGGGACAAGCTGATGCAAACCCTGGCCTTGATGCTGGTAGCCACGCTGATCTCGGTGCTGGTGGGCATCCCGCTGGGTATCCTGTCGGCGCGCAGCAACCGCCTGCGTTCGGTGCTGATGCCGCTGCTGGACATCATGCAGACCATGCCCAGCTTCGTGTACCTGATCCCGGTGCTGATGCTGTTTGGCCTGGGCAAGGTGCCGGCGATCTTCGCCACCGTGATCTACGCCGCGCCGCCGCTGATCCGCCTGACCGACCTGGGCATTCGTCAGGTTGACGGCGAGGTCATGGAGGCAATCAATGCCTTCGGCGCCAACCGCTGGCAGCAACTGTTCGGGGTGCAACTGCCCCTGGCCCTGCCAAGCATCATGGCCGGCATCAACCAGACCACCATGATGGCCCTGTCGATGGTGGTGATTGCCTCGATGATCGGCGCCCGTGGCCTGGGCGAGGACGTGCTGGTAGGCATCCAGACCCTCAACGTCGGCCGCGGCCTCGAGGCGGGCCTGGCAATCGTCATTCTTGCGGTGGTGATCGACCGCATTACCCAGGCCTATGGCCGGCCACGCCATGAGGTGAGCCAATGA
- a CDS encoding quaternary amine ABC transporter ATP-binding protein, with protein MSTQPVSKIEVKNVFKIFGERAEEALQLIRNQQGKEQVLAQTGCVVGVNDLSLSIGSGEIFVIMGLSGSGKSTLVRHFNRLIDPTSGQILVDGEDILQYDMEALREFRRRKISMVFQSFGLLPHRNVLDNVAYGLKVRGESKQLCAERAQQWIETVGLKGYEKKYPHQLSGGMRQRVGLARALAADTDIILMDEAFSALDPLIRAEMQDQLLELQKTLHKTIVFITHDLDEAVRIGNRIAILKDGRLIQVGTPQQILHNPADEYVDRFVQRRAVAV; from the coding sequence ATGAGCACGCAACCCGTCAGCAAGATCGAAGTGAAGAACGTCTTCAAGATCTTCGGTGAGCGCGCCGAAGAGGCCTTGCAGTTGATCCGCAACCAGCAGGGCAAGGAGCAGGTACTGGCGCAGACCGGCTGCGTGGTGGGGGTCAACGACTTGTCGCTGTCCATCGGCAGTGGCGAGATCTTCGTCATCATGGGCTTGTCCGGTTCGGGCAAGTCGACCCTGGTGCGTCACTTCAATCGCCTGATCGACCCCACCAGCGGGCAAATCCTGGTCGACGGTGAAGACATCCTGCAGTACGACATGGAAGCACTGCGCGAATTTCGCCGGCGCAAAATCAGCATGGTGTTCCAGAGCTTCGGCCTGCTGCCGCACCGCAATGTGCTGGATAACGTCGCTTACGGCCTGAAGGTGCGTGGCGAGAGCAAGCAACTGTGTGCCGAACGTGCCCAGCAGTGGATTGAAACCGTGGGCCTGAAGGGCTACGAGAAAAAGTACCCGCATCAGCTTTCCGGTGGCATGCGCCAGCGCGTGGGCCTGGCCCGGGCATTGGCGGCCGACACCGACATCATCCTGATGGACGAGGCTTTCAGCGCCCTCGACCCCTTGATCCGCGCCGAAATGCAGGACCAGTTGCTGGAGCTGCAAAAGACTCTGCACAAGACCATCGTGTTCATCACCCATGACCTGGATGAAGCCGTGCGCATCGGCAACCGCATCGCGATTTTGAAGGATGGCCGGCTGATTCAGGTCGGCACGCCGCAGCAGATCCTGCACAACCCGGCCGACGAATACGTCGACCGCTTCGTCCAGCGCCGCGCGGTCGCGGTATGA